The DNA region ATTGTAAATTTTGAAACTAAAGACAAATCAAGAAGCTCAAGAGAATTCTTTCTCAAAATGTCTTTAATCGGTTCTCTGTCATCAAAAAGACTTGTCAAAAGATAAACCGCCGAAACCAATCTTTCTGTCTTTTTATAAAAATAAGAAAAATTATTGTCTTTTATAAACGAAACTACGTCCTTCACATATAAGCCCTTTAAATCAGCATTTTGAAGGTCGTTATTAGGGCTAAATTGTATTTGTCTTTTATCGTTCATATAGTGTCCTTTATTAATCCACCAGATTTTGTCTTTTATAAAAGTGTGGGAAACCTTAAAGGACAGTATATCCGTAAAAGACAGAAATATCAATGACCCGGCGATACAATGTGTGGATTTTATTACGGGAAGAATAATGTCAGGAAATTTTGGAGAGTGATTGGAAAACCAAGATTTCAACCGCAAGGCAAATTAAAATTATGCTATCATTGTTTAATCAAGTAAGAAAAATAATTCAAATGGGACGCAAGAAAAAGAAAAATAAAAAAACAACATCGGAAAGTTTTTCTTTTACGCAATCTGAAACTTTTCAAAGCATTTTGGCAGTAGTTTTTTTTGTTCTAGCTTTCTTTCTGGCAGTGGCGTTTTTTGAGAAAGCCGGAATAGTCGGAGAAGTCGCAATCAAAATATTAAAACCTCTTTTGGGCTGGGGGTATTTCATTTTGCCAACAATTCTAATTATTCTTGGGTCGGCTTTCTTGTTTTCAGTTCAAAGGAGGATGGCGTGGCCACAAATTATTGGTGGGATTTTGTTCCTTCTCTCCGGAATGGGAGTTTTAGAGTTGATTTTTACCGATAAAGGCGGGCAGATCGGAGCGTTAATAGCGGCTCCAACTTTAAAACTTTTTGATTCGATAGTAGCGGTGGTTATCTTGCTTTCTCTGACAATAATCTCTCTGATAATAATTTTTGACACAAGATTAAGATTGACAGCCGTCTGGCAATTTATTTTGAAAACAAGGCGCTTGTTTGGGTTTGGAGCAAAAGAAAATTCCCCAAATATAGGCGCGGTGGAAAATGAAGTTGAAAATATAAAGATAAACGATGGCTCTGATGAAGACCTTGATGAAGATATGGAAACCAAAGAAGCGAAAGAATCAGGAGAGCAAATTCAAAAAAAGGAGCAGGCAAAAAAGGATACTAAAAATAAAAACGAAAATTTACCGATAAACTTAAGCAAAATAAGTGGTGTGGCTTACAAAGCTCCCCCACTTGATTTACTTTCCAGAGATTCGGGCAAGCCGGGTGTTGGCGACATCAAAGCCAACGCCAACATCATAAAAAGAACCTTGCAAAATTTCGGCATAAACGTAGAGATGGATGAAATTACAATTGGCCCGACTGTAACTAGATACGCTCTAAAGCCGGCAGAGGGCGTAAAACTTTCAAGAATCGTTGGTTTACAAAACGATTTGGCTCTAGCTTTAGCCGCCCACCCGCTAAGAATTGAAGCGCCGATACCCGGAAAATCATTGGTCGGAATTGAAATACCCAATAGTATAAAAACAACGGTTGGCTTGGGAAGTATTTTGGCCGAAAATGAGTTTCAAAATTCACCCAAACCAATGTTTATCGCTTTGGGTAAAGCAATATCAGGCAAAGCCCATTTTGATGATATCGCTAGAATGCCTCACCTTCTGATCGCCGGAGCAACCGGAAGTGGTAAAAGTGTTATGGTTCATTCTCTTATCACTTCCCTTCTCTACAGAAACTCTCCAGAAAACCTTAAACTCATACTAATTGACCCAAAAAGAGTAGAATTAACTCTCTATAATAAAATTCCACATCTCTTAACGCCGGTTTTGACCGACCCTAAAAAAGCCATTTTAGCGCTGAAGTGGGCAGCCAAAGAAATGGATCGCCGATATGACATATTGGAGGCAGAGAAAGTGCGAGATATCGGCTCCTACCACAAAAACATTCTTGAACCGGTTTTGAAAAGTAAGAAAGGTGGCAGTAGAGACGAAGCTGAAATGCCGGAAGCCATGCCATATATAGTAATCTTTATTGATGAGTTAGCTGATATTATGACAAGTTTTCCGAGAGAAATGGAGGCCGCAGTGGTTCGACTAGCTCAGATGTCAAGAGCGGTTGGTATACATCTTGTACTCTCAACTCAAAGACCATCGGTCAATGTCATCACTGGGCTGATAAAAGCTAACATCCCAACAAGAATTGCTCTACAGGTCGCAAGTCAGATTGATTCACGAACCATTCTTGACATGACTGGAGCCGAAAAACTACTCGGGGCCGGAGACATGCTTTATCTTTCAAGTGATATGTCAAAACCTCTAAGAATCCAAACGGCCTATATTTCAGAAGCCGAAGTCAAAGATGTGGTTAAATTTATTTACGAAAACAACCCAAGCGACGACTCAACTGTAGATATTAACCTCGAAACAGCTCAAAACGCCATAGAGCTTAGTAATTCTGATTCGGACGTGGATGATGATTTATACGAAGAGGCCCGAGAGTTGGTTGTTAAAGCTGGTAAGGCCTCAACCTCTTATCTTCAAAGGCGTCTTAGAATAGGTTACGCCAGAGCCGCAAGACTCATAGACATGCTTGAGGAAAGAGGGGTGGTCGGCGCCGGCGAGGGTGCCAAACCAAGAGAAGTTATAACAAATGACGAAGTTGGGGTTGAAAATTCACCCGAAGAATACGGGGCAGAAAACCGATGAAAAACCCTGATTTCAAGTCAGTCCTAAAAATAGCTTTGGTAGCGTTTTTTGCTTTAGTCATAGTCGGTTACTCCCTGTTTGAAGCTCGGGGTATAATCAGCGGTCCAATTTTAGAAATTTACGAACCAAGTGACGGGGGTGGCTTTGAAGAAAGCTTGGTAAAAATCCACGGGAGAGCAAGAAATATTTCTTTTTTAAGTCTTAATGATTCGCCGATTTTTATAGATGAAAAAGGTGTTTTTCTTGAAAAATTTATTCTAGCGCCAGGATATAATGCAATAAAGATTTCAGCCAAAGACCGATTGGGGAGAGAAAGGATAAAAGTTCTTAAATTGGTGTATAATTTAGAAAAATAATAAACGAACAAAGCGAGTGAATATGTTTTTCTAGGGCAGTCCAAGTTTTTGCGAAGCAAAAACTTGGACTGCAGATAAAATTCTAAAACTCACTTTGTTTTGTCTAATAAGTATTTCTATCATGAAAAAAGCAAAAAAAGAAGAAAGGGTCTCTGGGAAAAATATAGACGAAACTTTGCGCGACATAAAGTCCCGTTTTGGAGAAGAGGCAATAATGAAACTCGGTGAAAAACCTAAAGTGAATGTGGACGCAATCCCGACTGGATCTATAGGATTGGACGCCGCGCTCGGAGTCGGCGGTATGCCAAGAGGCAGAATTATAGAAATATATGGTCCAGAGTCTTCTGGAAAAACCACCCTTTCCCTGCATGTAATCGCCGAGGCCCAGAAAAAAGGCGGGGTTTGTGCCTTTATTGACGCAGAACACGCTATGGACCCAGAATATTCAAAACGCTTGGGTGTAAAAATAGACGAACTCCTTATTTCTCAACCAGACACCGGAGAACAAGCTCTTGAAATTGTAGAATCTTTGGTGCGTTCTGGAAAACTAGACGTTATAGTTGTAGATTCTGTCGCCGCTCTAACTCCAAAAGATGAGATAGAAGGCGAAATGGGCGCACATCACGTCGGCAAACAAGCCCGCCTGATGAGCCAAGCTTTAAGAAAATTGACAGCTATCGTAGCCAAAAGCAAGACAATTGTCATCTTTATAAATCAGATTAGAATGCAAATCGGGGTGATGTTTGGCAATCCAGAAACAACTCCGGGTGGTAAAGCTCTTAAATTTTATACATCGGTCAGAATTGATATCCGACGTATAGCCCAAATTAAAAAAGGGGAAGAAATTATGGGTTCTCGCATCCGAGCAAAAGTTGTAAAAAATAAAGTGGCTGCGCCTTTCAAGCAAACCGAATTTGACTTGATGTATAACGAAGGAATTTCTAGAGAAGGAGAAATTATGGCGCTTGGCGAAAAATTGAAGATTATTGAAAAATCAAGCGGTGGATCTTACACTTATCGTCCGGAGGGTAAGAGTGAGGAAATTAAGCTCGGACGTGGCTATGACGCCGCCCGACAATTTCTAAAATCAGAACCAAAAATTACAAGCGATATTCTGAAAAAAATAAAAGAGCAGTTAAAAGATAAGTAAATGCATGTTCCTAACTGGCTTAAGGGCGGTTTTCTGGGCGTCTTGACTGTTTGGGTTGTTATTTTCATCAAAGCAATTTGTCTAGACGATTGGTGTTTCGCCGACACCTTCTTGCCAATTATTTTCTTCCCCTTAGCAGGACTCGATTATTTTCTAAACGCTGAACTAATAAAGTTTTTCGGGAAAAACATCTTTCTTACAATTTCAATTTTTTGGTTTGTTATTGGTTCGTCTGCTGGCGCGTTTTTTGGCAAGTTTAGAAAAGAAAAGGTGGAGACTTGAAATTAAGCGACTTTTGTAATAACTTATTGTCTATTATGTTGCAATACAACGAAATCACGGAGAAAAAATTTATAGAGCTAGACGGCGAGCCGTATGAAGTTTTAAGTTCGCACGTTTTCCGAAAACAGCAAAGAAAGCCGGTCAACGCTACTAAATTAAAAAATTTAATAACTGGCAAAGTTACCGAACGGTCTTTTCATGTTTCCGAAAAAGCCGAGGAAGCTGATCTTCAGAAAAAAGAAATAAAATTTCTATATTTAAACAAGGGTCAATACTGGTTTTGCGACCCAGACAGTCCGCGCGACAGATTCTTTTTTGGAGAAGAAATGATTGGGCCACAGGGCAAATTTATGAAAGAAAATTCTTTGGCCGAAGCGCTCGTGTTTAATGAAAAAATTATAGGCATCAAGGTGCCGATAAAAGTTGAATTGGCAGTGAAAGAGTCTCATCCTGCAGTCAAAGGTAATACCGCCCAAGGCGCAACTAAAGAAGCTGTTTTGGAGACCGGGGCGATAGTTCAGGTGCCGCTTTTCATCAAAGAGGGCGATATTTTAAGAATCAACACCGATACCGGAGAATATGTGGAGAGAGTAAGTTAGGGTCTAGAGTTTAGCCAATAGGGTGTAGAAATTAACCTCCAGAAATCATAGGGAGATTAGCGCAAGTAGTAGCATCCTCTATTGGCTAGTGGCTATACCCTAAACCCTATTTCTGTACGTAGGGTAAAAGACCCATAAAACGAGCGCGTTTTACGGCCATAGCAAGTTTTCGCTGATTCTTAGCTGAAACCCCAGTCCTTTTTCTAGCTATTATACGGCCATGAGGATTGAGAAATTTCCTTAGAATTTCTACATCCTTATAATCTATGTGTTGGATATTATTTTGGGTGAAAAAACATTGGGTCATAAATTTTATTAGTTGGTAGATTATAGTCAGTAGTCAGTAGTAAGTCAACTGTTCACTATTTTATTCAACATTTTCATAACTTCCTCAAGTAAGTTGTCTATTTTTACACAATCAGATTCTTTAATAAATTCAAGTCTTTTAGCTATTTTTACTTGTGTTTCCAATTCAGCGCCAGAGCCGAATGATATAAGAAAAAATCTTTTAACTTCATTTTTACCCCCACGCCTACTGCCTTCAGCAATATTAGAAGGAATAGATACAGCGGCTCTTCTCATTTGAGAAGTGAGACCATATAACTCTGATTTAGGAAATTTATTTGTTATCTGGTAGATCTCTACTACCAATTCCATAGACTTCTGCCAAACTACAAGATTCTCGTAACCCATTTTTGTTGTTGCCTTAAATCTACAGACTACTCACTACCTTCTACTGACTAGAATGGTATATCATCTGGATTCACTTCCTCTTCCGGATATGCAATCTCTCCGTCATCCTTGGTGCTTTGTTTTTTGTCGCCAGAGTTAGGAGAAGAAGAATCGTCCTGTGAATTTGGAGACGTAAAGCCACCTCCAGACTTGGCACCAAATTGCACCCGGTCGGCAACAATTTCAGTCCTGTATCTTTTTTGGCCGTCTTGGCCGTCCCAGCTTCTAGTCTGAATTCTACCTTCAACCAAAACATTTTGACCTTTCTTCAAATATTGAGCCGAGGTTTCAGCTTGACGTCCAAAAACTACGACATTATGAAATTCCGTGTTCTCCTGTTTCTGACCATCTTTGTCCTTCCAAACTCGATTGGTAGCAACGCCGAGAGTGCAGACTGCGGTACCGGAAGGCAGAGATTTAAGTTCCGGATCTCTTGTTAAGTTGCCTATGATTAAAGCTTTATTTAAATACATTTTATAAATTATCGCTGTTTTTATAATCTCAAATTATAAAAATTCTGCAACCCTATCAGCTGAATTATTCACTGACCACCAACTTTTCTATACTTTTATCAATCTCTTCTTCGGAAACCGGACCCAGTGCCGCTTCTTCCGCTTGTCTTGCGCTTTTCGCCTCCCTGTCCTTTCTGACTGCTAACTTGTGAGAATACAAAGTATTTTCTTTGACAGTCTCGATCAGGAGAAATCTAATAACGTTTAAATTATTTTGGAAAGAGTTTTTGATCGCCAACATCTTCGACGGTTCAATTTCAAATTTTACCCAACCAAAGTAGGCCTGACTGTATTTTTGGTTTTTATTGTCAATTTTTTTGACCATTTCATAAGAAAGTGGTCGCAATCTGGGAAAATCTTCGGAAATAAAAATACCACCAAATTCTTCGATGGCTGTTTTCAGCGCCGAAACCTCTTCCGGCAATTTTTCTTCGGCGATAGATGGCGACAAAAGAAAACTAGCTTCGTAAACCCTTGCGTCTTGGGTTTCGGTTTCTTCTTGGTCCTCTTTTTGATCTTTTACTTCTGTTTCTTGCATAGGCAAATAGGTTAACATAAATGCTTTAGGTTTTCAACCCGGATTAGGGTTTAGGGTTTAGGGTATAGCCAATAGGTTAAAAAAAGACCACAGCTCACGCTGCGATCGTCATCTCACCTTGGCTCTAGCGCCAACTAGCGAGATTAGATGTCTTTCCATCCGTCAGGATACATTTCGGTGCACCTACCTAGTCTGAACGAGGTCAGACCCCTGTGCTGAATTGTCGCGCCCGTAAAAACAGGTGCCCACGTGGTCTGTTACCATGCTAGCATAGTATGATTTTAATGTCAAGCATTTTTTGATAGTAGATACAGAGAAATTCAAAAAAATGTAAGTGGGGATTAAAGAAAAAGGCCCCGAGGTGAGAACCACCAAGGGGCCAGTGTGACCAGTTTGCTGAAGAATGAGCTCAATGAATTCAATGAACTCAAGGAATTTCCTGCTCCAGCCGAGCTTTGCTCTGCTTTGAGGCGAGGAGAGCGGGGTTGCTCTGGTCAAAGTTGTGGCCGAGGCGGCAGTACCAGAGGTCGCTCACACGGTTGCCAAGCCAGATGAGGCACGCGACCTTGCGGTCGTCGCCGAACCCCTGTCGAGATCCCCACAGGCAGACTGTCTTACCCTTGAACTCTTCCGGGTATGTCTCGGGATCCTTGAGCCAACCCTGGACAACCGGATGTTCGAGGTAATAGTGGCGGCCCCTGAATTTCGGATCTTTGTAGTACTCATCGAGCATGAGTCCGCTGCCTCCTCCCCTCTCCTGTGCCGGATGAAGATGGAGTTCGAAATTCCCCCGTGATTCATCCACCATGGCTTGCAATCTGCTTGCAAGCCACTCCGGCGAACGCTTGCCATTCTGGACCATCTTGGCGATAGACGCCCAAAGATCGAAGATCCGTTTCCAGACGTCAACTTTGCCACTACTCATGGCTTTCTCCTGTAAAGAACCCGCCCGCTACCAACAGGCGTTTCCGGATTCTGCCGGAACAGTTGCGAGAATACCTCGCTAAATCTATTTTAATCTAATCACATAAAAGCTATGCTGTCACGGCAAAAAATTTTAAAGCATTTTGGAGTAGGGTTTCTCGGACTTTTTCAAAATCTTCCCCCTTTATTTCAGATATCTTTTTGACGACTTCCCTGACATGCATCGGCTCATTTCTTTTACCCCGAAACGGTTCCGGAGAAACATACGGACAATCTGTTTCGGTCATAATTCTATCGAGTGGCGTATTTTTTATAATCTCATCGTATTGCCGGGCGAAAGTTATAACTCCGGTAAACGAAAGAAAAAAGCCGGCATCTAAAATTTCTTTGGCCTCTTCCCAAGAACCGGCAAAAAAATGGAAATTGCCGGAAACTTTCGCTTCTGATTTCAATATTTCCAGAGCGTCGCGGTAAGCGGATTTTCCGGAACCAGCTTGCCCTGAACTTGCCTGCAGTGAGTTTGTCGAACCTGTTGAAGGGTTTCGAACATGGAGCATCAAAGGTTTCTTGAATTCATTAGCTAGGGCAATTTGGGCTGAAAAAGATTCGCGCTGTTTCTTTTCTGATTCCGGGGTGCAGCGATAATAATCCAACCCGCATTCCCCTATTCCTAAAACTTTTGGATGCTTTAAAAGTTCGCGATAATAATTTTCGTCTAAAACTTCGCCACGCGAAACAAACCCCTCGACTTCGCTCGGGGCAAGTTCCTTTCCGCTACTTCCGAGTTCTTTTTCATCATGGAAAGATTTATCTGTATGAATCGGATGAATACCGACAATTGCATAAACACCTTTTTCATATTTTTCCACCAATTCAACCGCAGATTTGGAGGTATCTTTCTGCGTGCCAACATTTATCATCCATACGCCCGCCTCCAAAGCGCGCTCTATAACTGCTTCCCGATCTTCATCATAAGCGGCAAAATTTACGTGGGCGTGGATGTCAATGTATTGGGTAGGTTTAGGATTCATGAATTAATCTTTTCTGGGAAATAGCGAATTTTTGGGCATTTTGTTTTGCTTTATTAAATCCATAATCTTTTCAGCTGTTTTGGGTATAAATGGTTGGAGGTAGAATCCTATAATATACAGTTCTGATACAAGTTCTTGAATAATATGGTTACCAATTTCTGGATTAGATTTAACAACTTTAAATGGCTGCTCCTTTTGAATCTTTCTATCAAGTTTTTGAATCTTGGAAAATATAAAATTCATCGCTTCACCTATTTCAAACCTGTTGAATACGTCAATCATATGTTGAGGATAATTTTGTTTATATAATGAGGTTAAAACATCATTATCTACAGCCATTTTCATAATCCTAGAAACCAAATTTCCTAGTCCATTTGCTAGGTCAGCATTATAAGCGGTCTTGAATTTTTCAAGAGTAAATTCGCTATCTTCAAAAGAGTTTACGTGCCGCGCCAAATAAAAACGCAAGGCATCTGTGCCGTACTCTTCAATAATTTCAATCGGGTCAACCGTATTCCCTAAACTTTTGCTCATTTTTACTCCGCCTTCGCCCAAAATAAAGCCATTGATAATAATTTGCTCGGACGTCTGAATTCCGGCTGACATAAGCATTGCTTGCCACATTGCCGACTGCTGACGGAGATTGTCTTTGCCGGCATATTGAGTTACCGGCCACCATTTCTTAAAATTTTCTTCATCTTCAGACCAGCCGATCGCTGAAATGTAGTTTACCAACGCGTCAAACCAAACATACATTACATGTTCCGAATCGTCCGGCACCTCTACACCCCACGGCATTTTTTCTTTAAGGCGCGAAATACTGAAATCTTCCAATCCCCTTTCAACGAATCTTTTAATTTCATTAAAACGGAAATTTGGCACCACAAAATCCGGATTTTTTTCATAAAATTCCAAAAGCGGTTTTTGATATTTAGAAAAACGGAAAAAATAGTTTTCTTCTTCAAGAATCTCAATACTTAAATTCGGATGATCCGGACATTTTCCATCAACCAATTCTGATTCAGTCTTTTCCAGCTCACAACCAACACAATATTTAACGCTGTAATTTTTTTTATAAATATCGCCGTTTTTCTGGCAAACACGCCAAAATTCTTGAGCCGCGACAATATGCTCCGGATCAGTCGTCCGAATAAAATTTAAATCAGGAAGCATGCCGAGTTGCCGGACAAAATTTTTAAACTTTTCAGCATACTCATCAACATAAACTTGTGGGTCTTTTCCTTGTTCTTGTGCTTTCCGATAAATTTTTAATCCGTGCTCATCGGTGCCGGTATTAAAAAAAACTTCAAAACCCATAAGTTTTTTATATCGGGCAATAATATCGGCTCTGACAAATTCCAAAGCATGCCCGAGATGGGGCTCGGCGTTCACATAAGGCAAGGTGGTGGTAATGTAAAAAGTTTTTTTCTGGTTCACAAGTCAAGAAGTTTTTTCCGGCGTTTTTTTGGCATGTTTTCTTTTATCCATGTCCTCCAAAAAAACCATCGCAACCGCCGCCAAAGGAACAGAAATCAAAATCCCTAAAAATCCGGCTAACTTGAAGCCGACGACCAAAGACAAAATAACAATAATCGGCGAAAGACCGACAACTTTTTTGACAACCAAAGGGTAAATCAGCTGACTTTCAAACTGCTGAATGATGACGTAAAGGCCGATAACAATAAAAGCCATCGTTAGTCCACCATCCAAAAAACCGAGGGCGATAGCCGGCACCGCGGCAATAATCGGCCCAAAGACCGGAATAATTTCCATAATCGCCGCCAAAAAAGCTAAGAGCAAGGCATTCGGAACCCCCAAAAGCAAGAGGCCAAGGTAAGTCAAAACTCCAACAATAACAGCAAGAACTATCTGACCCTGTACCCACAGACCGATTTTGGCTTCCGACCGGTGCCACAAGTCAAGAATATATGCTTCATATTTTAAAGGCGTTACTAAGCGCAAGAAATGTGACACTCCACCTTTCTGAACTGAAAGATAGAAAGATAGAACAATAATCAAGACCAAAGACAACATACCGCCAAAGAAGACCGACGCAGCGCTAAGAAAATTAAAACTGCCGGACAAAGCTAAATTGGCTTGAGTAACAAATTCTTGGAGTGAAAAATCTCTGATCACCGACTGACCCAAAAAGCCGTCCTGCAGAGGATTCCAAACCTCAAGCTCGGTTAAATGCTCCGGCAAATCTTTAAGCAAAACGGTTGTTTCGTTTAAAAGCGGAACAAGAAGAAAATAAAAAGAAATAGCAAAAATCAAAGCTGCTAAAAGATAGACAATCAAAACCGCTATAACTCTCGGTATTTTGTGTTTGCCAAACCAGCGAGTAGCCGGCTCAACCGCCGAAGCAATGAGAACCGCAGTCAAAACTACTAAAACTAAATCGCGAAGGACAAACAAAGCCCAAACCAAAATCAATATAAAAACAACCTTAAAAACACTTCCAGTGGAAATATTTAGCATTTTTAAATAATAGCATAAATTGGTGGCTAGTCAGTAGTGAGTGGTTTTTAGAAAAATCAGCAAAAAATGGTTGGGTAGTCTTGCAACATTAGGACACTTGCTACACTCCATACAACACAACTCTTTACCAGACCATTTACCACCAAAATCAATCTCCTTTCAAACAATTTAAGACGGCCGTCTTAAATTGTTTGAAATTAAATTAATTGAATTATTTATATCAAATGCATCAAAATCAAATTCGCAAGATTTTTAGAAGAGTATTTTTGTTTTTAACTTCCCCAACAACAGCTAGATTGAGTTTTCGGTTTTGGAAAATGTCTTTGGCAATTTTTTGAATGTCACCAGCAGTTACCGCTTTTATTTCTTTTGCCATTTGCTCCGGTGTTTCTAAAGAATGTTTCAAAACTTCTTGGTAGCCGAAAAATTCGGCCATAGCGTCAGAGGTTTCAAGCCCTAAAAATAAATTGCCAATCAAATAATCTTTGGCTTTTTTTAACTCTCCTTCCGGCACAATTTCATCCTTCAGCCGGCAAAATTCGGCAAGAATCGCGAGAATCACCTCCTCAATCCGCTTTTTATCCACGCCGGCTGAAACCGCCAAGTAACCGTGGTCGGTATATTCATCAGTAAACGATTTGACATAATAACCGACTCCCATTTCTTCGCGCAGTTTCTGAAAAAGCCGACTGGACATCCCCTGCCCTAAAACGGCGTTCAAAACTTTGAGCGCCGGCAGTTTTGAACTTTTAATTGAAAAAGTTCTAACACCTAAAATCAAATGTGTTTGGTCGGTCTTTTTTTGTTTTATTAAAATTTGCGGAGAATTTTGCCGCTCAACAACGGCCAGCTTTTTCTCCCTACTTTTACTTTTTAGATTGGCAAAAGCTTTATTCGCTTCTTTCAAAACCTCCCGTCGATTAAAATTACCGGCGACAATTAAAGTCGTAGTGTTTGCTAAATAATGTTTGTCGCGATAAGAGACAAAATCCTCTCGCTTCATTTTTTTGACCGTCTCTCGGGTGCCGGCAATATTCCAACCAGCTGGCTGAT from Candidatus Paceibacterota bacterium includes:
- a CDS encoding pitrilysin family protein, which produces MKFQKTILKNGLRLITIPHKDNPAVTVLIMVEAGSKYETKNISGLSHFLEHMCFKGTTKRPKAIDLSRELDSIGSQYNAFTSQEFTGYYAKAHPKHFKKLVDIISDLYLHPTFPVGEMEKEKGVIVEEINMYEDTPQRHIYDLFMSLLYGDQPAGWNIAGTRETVKKMKREDFVSYRDKHYLANTTTLIVAGNFNRREVLKEANKAFANLKSKSREKKLAVVERQNSPQILIKQKKTDQTHLILGVRTFSIKSSKLPALKVLNAVLGQGMSSRLFQKLREEMGVGYYVKSFTDEYTDHGYLAVSAGVDKKRIEEVILAILAEFCRLKDEIVPEGELKKAKDYLIGNLFLGLETSDAMAEFFGYQEVLKHSLETPEQMAKEIKAVTAGDIQKIAKDIFQNRKLNLAVVGEVKNKNTLLKILRI